One bacterium genomic window carries:
- a CDS encoding metallophosphoesterase — MHLRLLRSAAAMFFLLLFVAFQNGHAQFSIQPYVQNTATNKAVVIWYTSSSQSGFLRYGREMGQWLNTLPTPSGTRHRVEITNLNPNTKYFYEVGSGNAVHVTGELYFFRTHPKPGARVPFRFFAFGDFGDGSDTQMATAAQLIKQDRRHQFALLLGDIIYSSGSRDKYLSDYFPVYQDLIRHSAWWPTLGNHDIKSNGGAAYFEFFETPANNPRKIENYYSFDYANAHIVSLDDELHFSGNDLQQQLDWVKKDLADAKNRGQQWLIAMWHKPPYSAGTHGDDEDIQKYFVPIMDEHGVDLVLCGHSHVAERSFLLNNNRIVNKDLNSYPKDGFKPGTIYVVSGAGGKTGSVDPHPLMGFQLGDVTGFESIYINGDTLIGEWMNDKGERKDRFTMIKSGSGRPTLVQVPDEAITPGQFAMHYPNPFHASAPGAGLHLRFSITSPAPVHAAIYDMLGRELARLSNGEIHAAGEHELRWKGRDETGRVAARGVYFYRVQAGNRVHSAKVLVLP, encoded by the coding sequence ATGCACCTGCGTTTACTGCGTTCGGCTGCAGCGATGTTCTTCCTGCTGTTGTTCGTGGCCTTCCAAAACGGGCACGCGCAATTCAGTATCCAGCCTTATGTGCAGAACACCGCGACCAACAAAGCCGTGGTGATATGGTACACCAGCAGCAGTCAATCGGGCTTTCTGCGCTATGGCCGGGAAATGGGGCAATGGCTCAACACCTTGCCGACGCCCAGCGGCACGCGCCATCGCGTCGAGATCACGAATCTCAATCCCAACACCAAATACTTCTATGAAGTCGGCTCCGGCAACGCGGTACATGTCACCGGTGAGCTTTATTTCTTCCGCACGCATCCCAAGCCGGGCGCGCGCGTGCCCTTCCGCTTTTTTGCCTTCGGCGATTTCGGCGACGGCTCGGACACGCAAATGGCCACTGCCGCGCAGTTGATCAAACAGGATCGCCGCCATCAATTCGCGCTGTTGTTGGGCGACATCATCTACAGCAGCGGTTCGCGCGACAAATATCTGAGCGACTACTTTCCGGTTTATCAAGACCTCATCCGCCACAGCGCCTGGTGGCCGACGCTGGGCAATCACGACATCAAATCCAACGGCGGCGCCGCCTATTTTGAATTCTTCGAAACGCCGGCCAACAATCCGAGAAAAATCGAAAACTACTACTCGTTCGACTACGCCAACGCCCACATCGTCTCGCTGGACGATGAGCTGCATTTCTCCGGCAACGATCTGCAGCAGCAATTGGATTGGGTGAAGAAAGATCTCGCCGACGCCAAGAATCGCGGCCAGCAGTGGCTCATCGCCATGTGGCACAAGCCGCCCTACAGCGCCGGCACCCACGGCGACGATGAGGACATTCAGAAATACTTTGTGCCGATCATGGACGAGCACGGCGTCGATTTGGTTTTGTGCGGCCATTCCCATGTGGCCGAGCGCTCATTTCTGCTCAACAACAATCGCATCGTGAACAAGGACCTGAACAGCTATCCCAAGGACGGTTTCAAGCCCGGGACAATCTACGTCGTGTCCGGCGCCGGCGGCAAAACCGGCAGTGTCGATCCGCACCCGTTGATGGGCTTTCAACTCGGCGACGTCACCGGCTTCGAGAGCATCTACATCAACGGCGATACCTTGATCGGCGAATGGATGAACGACAAAGGGGAAAGAAAGGATCGTTTCACCATGATCAAGAGCGGCAGCGGCCGGCCCACGCTGGTGCAGGTCCCGGATGAGGCGATCACGCCCGGCCAGTTTGCGATGCACTATCCCAATCCGTTTCACGCCAGCGCGCCGGGAGCGGGACTGCACCTCCGCTTCAGCATCACCAGCCCTGCGCCAGTGCATGCCGCGATTTACGACATGCTCGGCCGGGAGCTGGCGCGCCTGAGCAACGGCGAGATCCACGCGGCGGGCGAGCATGAACTGCGCTGGAAAGGCCGGGATGAAACCGGCCGAGTCGCGGCCCGGGGCGTTTACTTCTATCGCGTGCAAGCAGGCAATCGCGTGCATTCCGCCAAGGTGTTGGTGCTGCCGTAA
- a CDS encoding VOC family protein, with protein MHPDTRMGPVHLTVADLKQSLNFYSNLLGLKILQSQRGTTWLSADGSHPLLALTLLPDAKPRPLNSAGLYHFAILVPGRYDLARALHHLLDMRYPLQGASDHLVSEAIYLADPDGNGIEIYADRPRSDWQWQEGQLLMTTEALDLDLLLAELGRGRITWEGLHPGTRIGHVHLQVGNLENAEHFYREILGFALTTRYGTEAIFLAAGGYHHHLGLNTWAGRGVPPAPSDARGLRYLTICVPNETELALVASRLERNDWMFQQKPGLLSLRDPFNNGILIVAGEPTLGRNGSLTW; from the coding sequence ATGCACCCCGATACACGCATGGGGCCGGTGCATCTCACGGTTGCGGATTTGAAACAATCGCTGAATTTCTACAGCAACCTGCTCGGCCTGAAAATTCTGCAGAGCCAGCGCGGCACTACCTGGCTGTCCGCCGACGGCTCGCATCCCCTGCTCGCGCTCACCCTGCTGCCCGATGCCAAGCCGCGGCCGCTCAACAGCGCAGGCTTGTATCATTTCGCGATTCTGGTGCCGGGCCGCTACGATCTCGCGCGCGCTCTGCATCATCTGCTCGATATGCGCTACCCGCTGCAGGGCGCCTCGGATCATCTGGTGAGTGAAGCGATCTACCTCGCGGATCCCGACGGCAACGGCATCGAAATCTACGCCGACCGGCCGCGCAGCGACTGGCAATGGCAGGAAGGCCAGTTGCTGATGACCACCGAAGCCCTCGATTTGGATTTGCTGCTGGCGGAATTGGGACGCGGCAGAATTACGTGGGAAGGATTGCATCCCGGCACGCGCATCGGCCATGTGCATCTGCAAGTCGGCAATCTGGAAAACGCCGAGCACTTCTATCGCGAGATTTTGGGATTTGCTTTGACCACGCGCTACGGAACCGAAGCCATCTTTCTTGCGGCCGGCGGCTATCATCATCATTTGGGATTGAACACCTGGGCGGGCAGGGGCGTACCGCCTGCACCCTCCGACGCCCGCGGCTTGCGCTATCTCACCATTTGCGTGCCGAATGAAACCGAATTGGCGCTGGTGGCAAGCCGCCTCGAGCGCAACGACTGGATGTTTCAGCAGAAACCCGGCTTGCTCAGCCTGCGCGATCCGTTCAACAACGGCATTCTCATCGTGGCCGGCGAACCCACGCTCGGCCGCAACGGCAGCCTGACCTGGTGA
- a CDS encoding Ig-like domain-containing protein, whose translation MQLPEAVRVRWATSHNSVDTIHVSDDFNRPEIGEHWTYDKRYWTIKDGELVLTPAAIYGWRYLALFEPVFNKPGLTVHEVSYRWGRAADSIGIKEGAHALMIDTLATTGSGYWLWHRTNWHEVWLWIIRYGTWEYRWGQGKSVDQQKAQVRNPKAGDRVRAVIRNRPAAVYFDYFVNDSLDATCSDSTKEFAGNDRWYAGVFIHGEQLNNAVDDFTISWLQPDKIAPAAVTDLRGVDSSSSALTLEWRTPGDNNWEGQAERYEIRYSTAPITKENFAAAQLLPAPPVPKRGGELQRVRLEGLQTYETYYVALRAFDETGLASGLSNVAKLRTRGDGIARQLALAGDCNQSGEVGQTLPLPIEALVTDRFGAPVTGFAVQFAVIAGNGNLHGEASRTILTDGHGHARTTWTLGPTPGKQEVEVRANGLTGSPARCVATATTGSLAQASIVSGGRQVVSAGRASAPLVARFSDDFGNGIAGGAVKFAVVSGGGRLADGQTTKQAVTDANGAAAATCRASEVYGDSTAIIASPAASSTPAVRFLIKTAAPDSMAAAGGNNQTAFAGATLPEPLAVQVFDANGIPAKDFAVTFRIVSGGGKFDNDTTQVRVHTDTSGLARVKWTLGKNAGNQQVNAKAEFNGVKLLSSPLSFFAVAKPALVSPTLSRLVVTPQTGLPADSQAVATITVTLRNELNQLVSGQGVRVTVSGQQNLLAPASAATDAYGKAVFKLRSQRAGRRIVSAYLLSPLMKLADSVQVEFVALPAVSFEKAGGDQQSGVINQPLTAPVAVRLRDKLGNPPEPTAVKFEVTAGGGGVFANGSGTFKSDSNGVAQARWQLGPGVGLNRLSVSVPGLSTPALTFTALALITAVEDRDAGSVPMQFALRQNQPNPFNPETNIPFDLPEAAQVRLELYDMSGRLVRVLAEGEKPAGSHLLRWDGRDQAGQAANSGVYLFRLQARARHSGEVFTATRKLLLLK comes from the coding sequence ATGCAACTGCCGGAAGCCGTGCGCGTGCGCTGGGCCACCAGCCACAACAGCGTGGACACCATCCACGTCAGCGATGATTTCAACCGGCCGGAAATCGGCGAGCATTGGACCTACGACAAACGCTATTGGACGATCAAAGACGGCGAGCTGGTGCTGACGCCCGCGGCCATCTATGGCTGGCGCTATTTGGCACTGTTCGAACCGGTGTTCAACAAGCCCGGGCTGACCGTGCACGAGGTTTCGTATCGCTGGGGCCGGGCGGCTGATTCGATCGGCATCAAAGAGGGCGCGCACGCGTTGATGATCGACACGCTCGCCACCACCGGCAGCGGCTACTGGTTGTGGCATCGCACCAACTGGCACGAAGTGTGGCTGTGGATCATTCGCTATGGCACATGGGAATACCGCTGGGGCCAGGGCAAGAGTGTGGATCAGCAGAAAGCGCAGGTGCGCAACCCCAAAGCCGGCGACCGGGTGCGCGCCGTGATCCGCAACCGTCCCGCCGCGGTCTATTTCGATTACTTCGTCAACGACAGCCTCGATGCCACTTGCTCGGATTCCACCAAGGAGTTTGCCGGTAACGACCGCTGGTATGCCGGCGTGTTCATTCACGGCGAGCAGCTCAACAACGCCGTAGATGATTTCACCATCTCCTGGCTGCAACCGGACAAGATTGCGCCGGCCGCCGTGACGGATTTGCGCGGGGTGGACAGCAGCTCCTCCGCGCTCACGCTCGAGTGGCGGACGCCGGGCGACAACAACTGGGAGGGGCAGGCTGAACGCTACGAAATTCGCTACTCCACCGCGCCCATTACCAAAGAGAATTTTGCCGCCGCGCAATTGTTGCCCGCACCGCCCGTGCCCAAACGCGGCGGCGAGCTGCAGCGCGTGCGCCTCGAGGGTTTGCAGACTTATGAAACCTACTATGTCGCGCTGCGTGCTTTCGATGAAACCGGCCTCGCCAGCGGCCTCTCCAACGTGGCCAAATTGCGCACGCGCGGAGACGGCATTGCCCGGCAACTGGCGCTCGCCGGCGATTGCAACCAGAGCGGTGAAGTCGGGCAGACGCTACCGCTGCCGATCGAGGCACTGGTGACCGATCGCTTTGGCGCGCCCGTCACCGGCTTCGCGGTGCAGTTCGCCGTGATCGCCGGCAACGGCAATCTGCATGGCGAGGCCAGCCGCACGATTTTGACCGACGGCCACGGCCATGCCCGCACCACTTGGACGCTCGGCCCCACGCCCGGAAAGCAGGAAGTCGAAGTTCGCGCCAATGGTTTGACCGGCTCGCCGGCGCGATGTGTGGCCACCGCCACGACCGGCAGCCTGGCGCAAGCCAGTATTGTCAGCGGCGGCAGGCAGGTCGTTTCTGCCGGCCGGGCTTCCGCGCCGCTGGTGGCGCGCTTCAGTGATGATTTCGGCAATGGCATTGCCGGCGGCGCGGTGAAGTTTGCCGTCGTTTCCGGCGGCGGCCGCTTGGCCGATGGTCAAACCACAAAGCAGGCAGTCACCGATGCCAACGGCGCCGCGGCGGCCACGTGCCGCGCGAGTGAGGTGTATGGCGATTCCACTGCCATCATCGCCTCGCCGGCAGCCAGTTCAACGCCGGCGGTGCGATTTCTCATCAAGACCGCGGCGCCGGACTCAATGGCCGCAGCCGGCGGGAACAATCAAACCGCTTTCGCCGGCGCGACTCTACCGGAACCGCTGGCCGTGCAGGTGTTCGATGCCAACGGCATACCGGCCAAAGATTTCGCCGTCACGTTTCGCATCGTCTCCGGCGGCGGCAAATTTGACAACGACACCACCCAAGTCCGCGTGCACACCGACACCAGCGGATTGGCGCGCGTGAAATGGACCCTGGGCAAAAATGCCGGCAACCAGCAAGTGAATGCCAAAGCGGAATTCAACGGCGTGAAACTGCTCAGCTCGCCGCTCTCCTTCTTTGCCGTTGCCAAACCAGCATTGGTCAGCCCCACGCTCTCGCGTCTGGTGGTGACTCCGCAAACCGGCCTGCCGGCGGACAGTCAAGCCGTGGCGACGATCACCGTCACGCTGCGCAATGAACTCAACCAACTCGTCAGCGGTCAGGGCGTGCGCGTAACGGTGTCCGGGCAGCAAAACCTGCTGGCGCCGGCCAGCGCGGCAACTGATGCCTACGGCAAGGCGGTGTTCAAATTGCGCTCACAGCGCGCCGGCCGCAGAATTGTCTCAGCTTATCTGTTATCACCGCTGATGAAACTGGCTGACAGCGTGCAGGTGGAGTTTGTCGCGTTGCCGGCGGTGTCATTTGAAAAGGCGGGGGGAGATCAACAGAGCGGCGTGATCAATCAACCATTGACAGCGCCGGTGGCGGTGCGCTTGCGCGACAAACTCGGCAATCCGCCGGAGCCCACGGCAGTGAAATTCGAAGTAACGGCGGGCGGCGGCGGCGTGTTCGCCAATGGCAGCGGCACGTTCAAGTCGGACAGCAATGGCGTGGCGCAAGCGCGGTGGCAGTTAGGTCCGGGAGTGGGATTGAACCGTCTCAGCGTCAGTGTGCCCGGGCTGTCCACCCCGGCGCTCACATTCACGGCACTGGCGTTGATCACCGCGGTGGAAGATCGAGACGCCGGCAGCGTGCCGATGCAATTCGCCTTGCGGCAAAATCAGCCCAATCCTTTCAATCCGGAAACGAATATTCCTTTTGATTTGCCGGAAGCGGCGCAAGTGCGGTTGGAATTGTACGACATGAGCGGCAGGTTGGTGAGAGTTTTGGCGGAAGGCGAGAAGCCGGCCGGCTCGCATCTACTGCGCTGGGACGGCCGCGATCAGGCCGGACAAGCGGCGAATTCCGGGGTTTATCTTTTTCGCTTGCAGGCGCGGGCGCGGCACAGCGGCGAGGTTTTCACCGCCACCCGCAAGCTTTTGCTGTTGAAATGA
- a CDS encoding beta-lactamase family protein, whose product MNRRTAVCFLGSMLTHLLVLLAPASALPGADSTAEMQRIIRQYDEYVAKTLQEAGIPGAAIAIVKGGNLVYLKSFGVREFGRPEKIDPHTVFRIASVSKGFAAILTALFVEEGKLRWEDPVIKYLPRFSLRDDHNSRALTVTHLLNHTTGLPPHTYDNLIEAQVPIESIIARLKEVRTSCRVGDCYGYQNVMYGLIGEVLRQATGYTYEHLLLTRLLVPLEMYDASTSREELLASRNHASPHVRRHSGWRVVEVKPTYYSVPAAAGVNASITDLAKWMSALLGARPEVLSPEVVQQVTKPLVRTPRERRRPHWNGHIRSAHYGLGWRIFDYAGNTLVFHSGGLRGYVAQLALLPEHNVGMALLLNCSESNGLMPAFLDMYLGLNRGQHGGQEQFEEHDLN is encoded by the coding sequence ATGAACAGGAGAACTGCCGTTTGTTTTTTGGGGAGCATGCTGACACATTTGCTGGTTTTGCTCGCGCCGGCCTCCGCTCTGCCGGGCGCGGACAGTACTGCGGAGATGCAGCGCATCATCCGCCAATATGATGAATATGTGGCGAAGACTTTGCAGGAGGCCGGGATTCCGGGGGCGGCCATTGCCATCGTCAAAGGCGGCAATCTGGTTTACTTGAAGAGTTTCGGCGTGCGCGAGTTCGGCCGGCCGGAAAAGATCGATCCGCACACCGTCTTCCGCATTGCCTCGGTATCGAAAGGGTTTGCTGCCATTCTCACCGCGCTGTTCGTCGAGGAAGGCAAGCTGCGCTGGGAAGATCCCGTGATCAAGTATCTGCCGCGCTTCTCCCTGCGCGACGACCACAACTCACGCGCGCTGACCGTCACGCATCTGCTGAATCACACCACCGGCTTGCCGCCGCACACTTACGACAATCTCATCGAGGCCCAGGTGCCGATCGAAAGCATCATCGCCCGCCTCAAAGAAGTCCGCACCAGTTGCCGGGTGGGCGATTGCTACGGCTATCAAAACGTGATGTATGGCTTGATCGGCGAAGTGCTGCGCCAGGCCACCGGCTACACGTATGAACACCTGCTGCTCACGCGGCTGCTCGTGCCGCTGGAGATGTATGACGCCTCGACCAGCCGCGAGGAGCTGCTCGCCAGCCGCAATCATGCTTCGCCGCACGTGCGGCGCCACAGCGGCTGGCGGGTGGTGGAGGTCAAGCCCACGTATTACTCCGTGCCCGCCGCGGCCGGCGTCAACGCCAGCATCACCGATCTGGCAAAATGGATGAGCGCGCTGCTCGGCGCACGGCCGGAAGTTCTGTCGCCCGAGGTGGTCCAGCAGGTGACCAAGCCGCTGGTGCGCACACCACGGGAACGCCGCCGGCCGCATTGGAACGGCCACATTCGCTCCGCGCATTACGGCCTGGGCTGGCGCATTTTCGATTACGCCGGCAACACCCTGGTCTTTCACAGCGGCGGCTTGCGCGGTTACGTTGCCCAACTCGCGCTGCTGCCGGAACACAACGTCGGCATGGCGTTGTTGTTGAATTGCAGCGAAAGCAACGGCCTGATGCCGGCATTTCTCGACATGTATCTCGGCTTGAATCGGGGCCAGCACGGCGGGCAGGAACAGTTCGAGGAGCATGATCTCAACTAG
- a CDS encoding PEGA domain-containing protein, with product MITNRRYHVLLPLMVILLAGRFAGALAAAPSVGQPSLIVQINNVRDQRNSKGEVALYLNGKRMPPQRTAERQPRNEVFELSLAEGVYQVRAVFRAKSFWKEKEFELETHDGQVRIYPGHVTLLTITLEKNSDGSLVRKKNFFTESAQPLARESASVPAAAPAASRQNEIATVPLPAQPAAVRESAPAQEPAPAVLIVPAPAATEIPQPQAAPAPALPAPLPPAEPALAAPPAEGKIALQINTVPSGADVIVDDRYLGQSPLVTYVSRRQNHVIQISKPGHRDLIKMIDAQQLRTEKIFFLIEKLEAQH from the coding sequence ATGATCACCAACCGCCGTTACCATGTGCTGCTGCCTCTGATGGTCATTCTGCTTGCCGGCCGTTTCGCCGGTGCCCTTGCCGCTGCACCGTCCGTCGGCCAGCCGTCCTTGATCGTGCAAATCAACAACGTTCGCGATCAACGCAACAGCAAAGGCGAAGTCGCGCTCTATCTCAACGGCAAGAGAATGCCGCCGCAGCGAACGGCCGAACGCCAGCCGCGCAATGAAGTTTTCGAGCTTTCGCTGGCAGAGGGGGTTTACCAAGTGAGGGCAGTCTTTCGCGCCAAGTCGTTTTGGAAGGAAAAAGAATTCGAGTTGGAGACGCACGACGGCCAGGTCAGAATCTATCCCGGCCATGTGACGCTGCTCACCATCACGCTCGAGAAGAATTCCGACGGCAGTCTGGTGAGAAAGAAGAATTTCTTCACGGAAAGCGCCCAGCCGCTGGCGCGAGAATCCGCCAGTGTGCCTGCCGCCGCGCCGGCAGCAAGTCGCCAAAACGAGATTGCCACCGTGCCGCTTCCCGCGCAGCCGGCAGCCGTGCGCGAGAGCGCCCCGGCACAAGAGCCGGCGCCGGCGGTGTTGATTGTTCCTGCGCCCGCCGCGACGGAGATTCCCCAACCGCAAGCTGCGCCGGCGCCGGCTTTGCCCGCACCCTTGCCGCCGGCGGAACCGGCTCTGGCCGCACCGCCAGCAGAGGGCAAAATCGCATTGCAGATCAACACCGTCCCCTCCGGCGCTGACGTGATCGTGGATGACCGGTATCTCGGGCAATCACCGCTGGTCACTTACGTTTCGCGCCGGCAGAATCATGTGATTCAAATCTCCAAGCCGGGGCATCGCGATCTCATCAAGATGATCGACGCGCAGCAATTGCGCACGGAGAAGATTTTCTTTTTGATCGAGAAACTCGAGGCGCAGCACTAG
- a CDS encoding nuclear transport factor 2 family protein, whose amino-acid sequence MQLRNAVPMTMLFLLLLGTPSSAAASDSSRVSGVLDGFHTAAAQADAARYFSHFAPSAVFLGTDPGERWTLAEFKAFALPYFEKGRGWTYTVQSRHIQLAPDQQTAWFDELLHNTSYGLCRGSGVLVKIAGEWKIAQYNLSIPIPNALARQIVAIIQQGQK is encoded by the coding sequence ATGCAACTGCGAAACGCTGTGCCGATGACGATGTTGTTCTTGCTCCTGCTCGGCACGCCCTCCAGCGCCGCCGCGAGCGACAGCAGCCGCGTGTCCGGCGTGCTGGACGGCTTTCACACTGCCGCCGCTCAGGCGGACGCCGCTCGCTATTTCAGCCACTTTGCGCCATCCGCGGTCTTCCTCGGCACCGATCCCGGCGAACGCTGGACGCTGGCGGAATTCAAAGCCTTCGCCCTGCCTTATTTTGAAAAAGGCCGGGGCTGGACCTACACCGTGCAGTCACGCCACATTCAACTCGCCCCGGATCAGCAAACGGCGTGGTTCGATGAATTGCTGCACAACACCAGCTACGGCCTCTGCCGCGGCAGTGGTGTGCTGGTGAAGATCGCGGGCGAATGGAAAATCGCGCAATACAATCTGTCCATACCGATTCCCAATGCCCTCGCCAGACAAATCGTGGCGATCATCCAACAGGGACAGAAATAG
- a CDS encoding M3 family oligoendopeptidase yields MNSTSSPLQAAGIRWDLSDLYTGVDDPRLAETLRLALARAGDFHQNYYGKIAAGSLAAPALHAALVELEEIQAMMLRAEAYAYLAFSADTANDAGKALYAKCQELQANVQNQVLFFELELQQLEEQAFAALLAPPALAGYRHYLTGVRLFQPYMLSEKEEQIINKKDLTGKQALVNFFTEYTASFTWQLEVEGELKTLTAEEMRHLLRHPDAGLRERTKRAYDSRYGENAIIFCNVFNALIKDHALETEMRGYASPMAPAHLRNRLAPEIVDTMMAVTAAHYPLAQEYYTLKARLLELPKTRGCDLVAPVVKQRMRVSFEEGRGLILSAFERFSPEIAQLAEEMFTRRWIDAEVRPHKRGGAYCHGVIPQHHPYILLSYNDDLDNVYTLAHELGHAVHNLLARRHQSLFNYYPPLVAAETASVFAEMLLTKKLLQEVSDRDFRLAILTGKLEDLFATIHTQNYYTLFELDAHHAGAQERLSAEQLCELWVNRRQEMYGDTVAFLPEQKWFWSAIPHFIHTRFYCYAYTFGALLVLALFRRYEEEGAAFIPHYLRLLEAGGSQEPEALVAQLGFDIRRPAFWESGFAVIQAMLADLKSLLKESSGTHSS; encoded by the coding sequence ATGAACTCAACTTCCTCTCCTCTGCAAGCCGCCGGCATCCGCTGGGATCTTTCGGATCTCTACACCGGCGTCGATGATCCCCGCCTCGCCGAGACGCTCCGGCTTGCACTTGCGCGCGCCGGAGATTTTCATCAAAACTACTACGGCAAGATTGCGGCCGGTAGCCTCGCCGCACCGGCGCTGCATGCCGCGCTCGTCGAACTGGAAGAGATTCAAGCCATGATGCTGCGGGCGGAAGCCTATGCCTATCTTGCCTTTTCCGCCGACACGGCCAACGACGCCGGCAAAGCGCTGTACGCCAAGTGCCAGGAACTGCAGGCAAATGTGCAGAACCAAGTCTTGTTTTTCGAGCTTGAGCTGCAACAGCTCGAGGAGCAGGCCTTTGCCGCGTTGCTCGCGCCTCCGGCGCTGGCCGGCTACCGGCACTATCTCACCGGCGTGCGCCTGTTTCAGCCCTACATGCTCTCCGAAAAGGAAGAGCAGATCATCAACAAGAAGGATCTCACCGGCAAGCAGGCGCTGGTGAACTTCTTCACGGAATACACCGCCTCCTTCACCTGGCAGCTCGAAGTCGAGGGCGAACTGAAGACGCTGACCGCAGAAGAGATGCGCCATTTGCTGCGCCATCCCGACGCCGGGCTGCGCGAACGCACCAAGCGCGCTTATGACAGCCGCTACGGCGAGAACGCCATCATCTTCTGCAATGTCTTCAACGCCCTCATCAAGGATCATGCACTCGAAACCGAAATGCGCGGCTACGCCAGCCCGATGGCGCCGGCGCATCTGCGCAACCGCCTCGCGCCGGAAATCGTGGACACCATGATGGCGGTGACCGCGGCGCATTATCCCCTCGCGCAGGAATACTACACGCTCAAGGCCCGGCTGCTCGAGTTGCCCAAGACGCGCGGCTGCGATCTGGTGGCGCCGGTGGTGAAGCAGCGCATGCGCGTTTCGTTCGAGGAGGGCCGGGGTCTCATTCTCAGCGCATTCGAGCGCTTTTCGCCGGAAATTGCGCAACTGGCGGAAGAGATGTTTACGCGGCGCTGGATCGACGCCGAAGTCCGGCCGCACAAGCGCGGCGGGGCTTATTGCCATGGCGTGATTCCGCAGCATCACCCCTACATTTTGCTGAGCTACAACGACGATCTCGACAACGTCTACACCCTGGCACACGAGCTGGGTCATGCCGTGCACAACCTGCTGGCGCGGCGCCACCAGTCGCTGTTCAACTATTATCCCCCGCTGGTCGCTGCTGAAACCGCGTCGGTCTTTGCCGAGATGCTGTTGACCAAAAAACTGCTGCAGGAAGTCAGCGATCGCGACTTTCGCCTCGCAATTCTCACCGGCAAGCTCGAAGATTTGTTCGCCACCATTCACACCCAAAACTACTACACCCTGTTCGAGCTGGATGCCCACCATGCCGGCGCGCAAGAACGCCTGTCCGCCGAGCAATTGTGCGAGTTGTGGGTGAATCGCCGGCAGGAGATGTACGGCGACACCGTTGCTTTTCTGCCCGAGCAAAAATGGTTCTGGTCGGCAATTCCGCATTTCATCCACACGCGCTTCTACTGCTACGCCTACACCTTCGGCGCGCTGTTGGTGCTGGCGCTCTTCCGCCGCTATGAAGAAGAAGGCGCCGCTTTCATTCCCCACTATCTGCGGCTGCTGGAGGCCGGCGGCTCGCAGGAACCGGAGGCGTTGGTGGCGCAGTTGGGCTTCGATATCCGCCGGCCGGCGTTTTGGGAAAGCGGTTTTGCGGTGATCCAGGCCATGCTTGCGGATTTGAAGTCGCTGCTCAAGGAATCATCCGGCACGCATTCGTCATGA
- a CDS encoding DUF4416 family protein, with translation MHEPKPVKLIVAMLFAREELLPAVQHELVQAFGEIDYLSPRFPFDLTDYYHAEMGSPLYRLFLSFAHLVSPQALAGAKQRCRALEQDFAHAGKRAVNLDPGYLDADKFVLASLKYHGYKIYLSEGVWADMTLHYEKGHFTALPWSFPDFRSGRYEPVFLRLREIYKQQLHARAAGGAVDDLK, from the coding sequence ATGCATGAACCCAAGCCGGTTAAGCTGATTGTCGCAATGTTGTTCGCCCGGGAGGAGTTGCTGCCGGCGGTGCAGCATGAACTGGTGCAGGCCTTCGGCGAGATCGACTACCTCAGTCCGCGCTTTCCGTTTGACCTCACCGACTACTACCATGCCGAGATGGGTTCTCCTCTTTACCGTCTCTTCCTTTCGTTTGCGCATCTGGTTTCGCCGCAAGCGCTGGCCGGCGCCAAACAGCGCTGCCGCGCCCTCGAACAGGACTTTGCCCACGCCGGCAAACGCGCCGTGAATCTCGATCCGGGTTACTTGGATGCCGACAAGTTCGTGCTCGCGTCATTGAAATATCACGGCTACAAGATTTACCTCAGCGAGGGCGTCTGGGCCGATATGACCTTGCATTACGAGAAGGGTCATTTCACCGCCTTGCCGTGGAGCTTTCCCGACTTTCGCAGCGGCCGGTATGAGCCGGTGTTTCTGCGCCTGCGGGAAATTTACAAACAACAACTCCACGCCCGGGCCGCCGGCGGAGCTGTTGATGACCTCAAGTGA